A single genomic interval of Streptomyces sp. NBC_00663 harbors:
- a CDS encoding ATP-binding protein, whose translation MPQEQILERLDLRFEILAGARSVQARHQTLRAAIAWSHDLCSPAERALWARLSVFAGGFTQTAVEDVCHGGALDGFDIMDLLVSLVDRSVVQSLDGPGQQRYRMLDTIREFGAENLKASGENETYARRHQEFFLRLAVQAGQEWFEDQQMAWGERLAADLDNFRLAMAFATAHPGDEAALRIVNGLAGLWLWLCKSRLTEARRWVDKALIAEPRPTPEHGLALWHGAYYGMVQFDPSARELVRRCGEVAELLDDDFLRGRAAAAKPIELSAWGRNVPSAMAAYDHARTLLQANHDFSALAEVELGLRELTHIPHERWRRNRLLIMKVLCLWASGDLDAARDLGRTVLRSALEQGETMSVAVTVEYLSWVAYSKGEHELSTALLGGAGALWRQVGRLLWGEPGLNGLHKATENDLMHALGAEHFTHLYTHGTALPAQDLAELAVGGARLPQVRAPRATHGRHPRRAHPRQAGFHLTQPDRGRHHRDRKDVPSLPQLP comes from the coding sequence ATGCCGCAGGAACAGATCCTTGAACGCCTGGACCTGCGTTTCGAGATCCTGGCGGGGGCGCGCTCGGTGCAGGCGCGCCATCAGACGCTTCGTGCGGCCATCGCCTGGAGCCATGACCTGTGCAGCCCCGCCGAACGGGCACTGTGGGCGCGCCTGTCGGTGTTCGCCGGCGGGTTCACCCAGACCGCGGTCGAGGACGTCTGCCACGGGGGTGCCCTCGACGGGTTCGACATCATGGACCTGCTGGTCTCGCTCGTGGACAGGTCCGTGGTGCAGTCCCTGGACGGCCCGGGACAACAGCGCTACCGAATGCTGGACACGATCCGGGAGTTCGGCGCCGAAAACCTCAAGGCGAGTGGGGAGAACGAGACTTACGCACGGCGCCATCAGGAGTTCTTCCTGCGCCTGGCGGTACAGGCGGGCCAGGAATGGTTCGAAGACCAGCAGATGGCGTGGGGCGAACGGCTCGCCGCCGACCTGGACAACTTCCGTCTCGCCATGGCCTTCGCCACCGCCCACCCCGGCGACGAGGCCGCACTGCGCATCGTCAACGGCCTCGCCGGGCTGTGGCTGTGGCTGTGCAAGAGCCGGCTCACCGAGGCCCGACGGTGGGTCGACAAAGCACTCATCGCCGAGCCGCGTCCGACCCCCGAGCACGGTCTCGCGCTGTGGCACGGCGCCTACTACGGAATGGTGCAGTTCGACCCGTCGGCCCGCGAACTGGTGCGCCGGTGCGGGGAAGTCGCCGAGTTGCTGGACGACGATTTCCTGAGGGGGCGCGCCGCGGCCGCCAAGCCCATCGAGCTCTCCGCGTGGGGCCGTAACGTCCCTAGCGCTATGGCGGCCTACGACCATGCCCGCACACTGCTTCAGGCGAACCACGACTTCTCCGCACTGGCGGAAGTCGAGCTGGGACTGCGGGAGTTGACCCACATTCCACATGAACGATGGCGGCGGAACCGTCTGCTGATCATGAAGGTGTTGTGCCTGTGGGCATCCGGTGACCTGGACGCCGCCCGCGACCTGGGCCGAACCGTGCTGCGCTCGGCACTGGAACAGGGCGAGACCATGAGCGTCGCCGTCACGGTGGAGTATCTGTCCTGGGTGGCGTACAGCAAGGGCGAACACGAACTGTCCACGGCACTGCTGGGAGGCGCCGGAGCCCTGTGGCGCCAGGTCGGCAGGCTGCTGTGGGGCGAGCCAGGGCTGAACGGCCTGCACAAGGCCACCGAGAACGACCTGATGCACGCCCTCGGGGCCGAACACTTCACCCACCTCTACACCCACGGCACCGCCCTGCCCGCGCAGGACCTGGCCGAACTGGCCGTCGGGGGCGCCCGACTCCCGCAGGTGCGCGCTCCCCGCGCCACGCACGGCCGACACCCACGTCGAGCACATCCT
- a CDS encoding VOC family protein, translating to MISGAHVIVYSQDAEQDRAFIRDILGFPGVDAGGGWLIFKLPPAEVAVHPTDGPPRHEVSLMCDDLDAQLAEFRAKGIEITRPVSEQRWGRLTAIRLPSGAELPLYEPLHPVAHDL from the coding sequence ATGATCAGCGGTGCGCATGTCATCGTCTACAGCCAGGACGCCGAGCAGGACCGTGCGTTCATCCGTGACATCCTCGGTTTTCCCGGCGTCGACGCGGGCGGCGGGTGGCTCATCTTCAAGCTGCCTCCGGCCGAGGTCGCCGTACACCCCACCGATGGCCCACCCCGGCACGAAGTCTCTCTGATGTGCGACGACCTCGATGCTCAGCTCGCCGAGTTCCGCGCCAAGGGCATCGAGATCACCCGCCCCGTCAGCGAACAGCGCTGGGGCCGGCTGACGGCGATCCGGCTCCCCAGCGGCGCCGAACTTCCGCTCTACGAACCGCTGCACCCCGTCGCCCACGACCTGTGA
- a CDS encoding TetR/AcrR family transcriptional regulator produces the protein MSTEAKQEPHAAQHWRHYDPLSLHPILLHAMEAFNEHGYHGTSVRDIAGRVGVTVPALYYHYENKQALLATLLETSMTDVLDRCRAAAAEAGDDPVPRFCGMVESIVLYMAHRKGLAFLDTEIRSLDPGNRARYVALRDYLEHMLLDTVNSGAAQGVFTTPIPADAVRGVLIMCQGVANWYRAEGPLTAEEVARRHVLLALGTVGHTGAGTDKALLKGAAL, from the coding sequence TTGAGCACAGAGGCGAAGCAGGAGCCCCACGCCGCGCAGCACTGGCGTCATTACGACCCGCTCAGCCTGCACCCGATCCTGTTGCATGCCATGGAGGCGTTCAACGAGCACGGCTATCACGGCACTTCGGTGCGTGACATCGCGGGCCGGGTGGGAGTGACGGTCCCCGCGCTCTACTACCACTACGAGAACAAGCAGGCCCTTCTCGCGACGCTGCTGGAGACGTCCATGACGGACGTGCTCGACCGCTGCCGGGCCGCCGCGGCCGAGGCGGGCGACGATCCGGTGCCGCGCTTCTGCGGCATGGTGGAGTCGATCGTGCTCTACATGGCCCACCGCAAGGGGCTGGCGTTCCTGGACACGGAGATACGCAGCCTGGACCCCGGCAACCGGGCCCGGTACGTGGCGCTGCGCGACTATCTGGAGCACATGCTGCTGGACACGGTGAACTCGGGAGCCGCGCAAGGGGTGTTCACCACGCCGATCCCGGCGGACGCGGTGCGCGGGGTGCTGATCATGTGCCAGGGCGTGGCCAACTGGTACCGGGCCGAGGGCCCGCTCACCGCGGAGGAGGTCGCCCGCAGACACGTACTGCTCGCCCTCGGAACCGTGGGGCACACGGGTGCCGGCACGGACAAGGCGTTGCTCAAGGGAGCGGCACTCTGA
- a CDS encoding histidine phosphatase family protein yields MTGAATRYLYLVRHGEALPDESGLTEGGRRQATLLGRRLRGIPFTAVHHGPLPRAEQTARLIAGQLKGVPLHVSEVAGDYVPYLPEKEELPAESADFYLRFLAGAGEEERKHGPALARQALDLFTGAVPDEEDRHELVVTHNFLVAWLVRDAMHAPKWRWLGLNHGNAALTVIRYAPGRPASLLVSNDMRHLPSELRWTGFPAQQHI; encoded by the coding sequence ATGACCGGCGCAGCCACCCGTTACCTCTATCTCGTCCGGCACGGTGAGGCACTGCCGGACGAGAGCGGGTTGACCGAGGGCGGCCGACGGCAAGCCACACTCCTCGGCCGACGTCTCCGCGGCATCCCCTTCACAGCCGTCCACCACGGTCCTCTGCCGCGGGCCGAACAGACCGCACGCCTCATCGCCGGCCAGCTGAAGGGCGTCCCTCTGCACGTATCGGAGGTCGCCGGCGACTACGTGCCGTACCTACCGGAGAAGGAGGAACTACCGGCGGAATCGGCGGACTTCTATCTCCGCTTCCTCGCCGGAGCCGGCGAGGAGGAGCGAAAGCACGGACCCGCGCTGGCCCGCCAGGCTCTCGATCTGTTCACCGGGGCGGTGCCGGACGAAGAGGACCGGCACGAACTGGTCGTCACCCACAACTTCCTGGTCGCCTGGCTCGTCCGGGACGCCATGCACGCACCGAAGTGGCGTTGGCTCGGCCTCAACCACGGCAACGCGGCCCTCACCGTCATCCGCTACGCGCCCGGTCGCCCCGCCTCCCTCCTCGTCAGCAACGACATGCGGCACCTGCCGAGCGAGCTGCGCTGGACGGGCTTCCCCGCCCAGCAGCACATTTGA
- a CDS encoding Type 1 glutamine amidotransferase-like domain-containing protein: protein MNLLLTASGLRNETERDALRDMVGRPFGSANVVYVSTASVAQPGDHGWFLADMHRLHGLGWREFDVLELNGLPRRMVLDRLLNADVIYVGGGNQYHLARSITGNGLADSFREALESRVYVGFSAGSMIFSRHLTAHSADVIGDTTDLHVLGATTVEPPFGLFDWYLKPHLYSPNFPERDDAWADRIVARADFPIYFLDDETAVRVRDGEVDVISEGRWRFHS, encoded by the coding sequence ATGAACCTTCTGCTGACGGCCAGTGGCCTGCGCAATGAGACCGAGCGGGACGCGCTGCGGGACATGGTGGGCAGGCCGTTCGGATCGGCGAACGTCGTCTACGTTTCCACGGCGTCGGTCGCCCAACCCGGAGACCACGGGTGGTTCCTCGCCGACATGCACCGGCTGCACGGCCTGGGCTGGCGGGAGTTCGACGTCCTGGAACTGAACGGCCTGCCCCGCCGGATGGTGCTCGACCGGCTGCTCAACGCCGACGTCATCTACGTCGGCGGCGGCAACCAGTACCACCTCGCGCGCAGCATCACCGGCAACGGCCTGGCCGACAGCTTCCGGGAGGCGCTGGAGAGCCGGGTCTATGTGGGATTCAGCGCCGGATCGATGATCTTCAGCCGTCATCTCACCGCACACTCCGCCGACGTCATCGGGGACACCACGGACCTCCACGTGCTCGGCGCGACGACCGTGGAGCCGCCGTTCGGGCTCTTCGACTGGTATCTCAAGCCCCACCTGTACTCGCCGAACTTCCCCGAGCGGGACGACGCCTGGGCCGATCGCATCGTCGCGCGGGCCGACTTTCCGATCTACTTCCTCGACGACGAGACGGCCGTGCGGGTCAGGGACGGCGAGGTGGACGTCATCTCTGAGGGGCGATGGCGGTTCCATTCCTGA
- a CDS encoding NUDIX domain-containing protein codes for MDELVERVDAQDQVLGVVSRRQAVREGWLHRVGVVVCRDGRGRFLVHRRAEQLSRYPGHYELGVGGAAGVGESYERAAARELSEELGVQATVCFRFRFLNRVGLSPHWLGVCDAVLAEALARDPGEVAWHGWLTESELLRALRQWTFTPDSQEIFDRYLACRAAPESLEE; via the coding sequence GTGGATGAACTCGTGGAACGTGTCGACGCTCAGGACCAGGTGCTGGGAGTGGTGAGCCGGAGGCAGGCCGTGCGGGAGGGGTGGCTGCACCGGGTTGGCGTGGTGGTCTGCCGCGATGGGCGAGGCCGCTTTCTCGTCCACCGGCGGGCCGAGCAGCTGTCCCGTTATCCCGGGCATTACGAACTGGGTGTCGGGGGCGCTGCGGGAGTCGGCGAGTCCTATGAGCGGGCGGCTGCGCGCGAGCTCAGTGAGGAGCTGGGGGTGCAGGCGACCGTGTGCTTTCGGTTCAGGTTCCTCAACCGGGTGGGGCTCAGCCCGCATTGGCTCGGTGTGTGCGATGCCGTGCTCGCGGAGGCCCTCGCCCGCGACCCGGGCGAGGTGGCCTGGCACGGGTGGCTGACCGAGTCCGAGCTGCTGCGAGCTCTGCGGCAGTGGACCTTCACTCCCGACAGTCAGGAGATTTTCGATCGGTATCTTGCCTGTCGCGCTGCCCCGGAGTCCTTGGAGGAATGA
- a CDS encoding phosphotransferase enzyme family protein, which yields MVNVGAVFRHGAVVERPAPRTARALHAHLLALAEHGFDAAPRPIRLTADGREQLTFIPGDVALPPFPHWAMTETALRSVGSLLRRLHDASAAIAVDACAEWPRSLADPEGGTMLCHNDVCPENVVFRDGRAAALIDFDLAAPGRAVWDVAMTARYWVPMLDPTSAAYLHPAGLDAPTRLRILADGYGLSPQERAELPGVVEQATAACRAFVADRVAEGDPVYTKALSERGGWQRWDRIQEWLGTHRDVFTAALSS from the coding sequence ATGGTGAACGTGGGCGCGGTCTTCCGTCACGGTGCCGTGGTGGAACGCCCGGCGCCGCGCACCGCACGGGCCCTCCACGCTCATCTCCTCGCACTCGCGGAGCACGGGTTCGACGCGGCGCCGAGGCCGATCCGGCTGACCGCAGACGGCCGTGAGCAGCTGACCTTCATCCCCGGCGACGTCGCTCTTCCGCCGTTTCCGCACTGGGCGATGACGGAGACCGCGTTGAGATCGGTGGGCAGTCTGCTGCGGCGCCTGCACGACGCGAGTGCGGCCATCGCGGTCGACGCATGCGCCGAGTGGCCCCGGTCCCTGGCCGATCCGGAGGGAGGAACGATGCTCTGCCACAACGATGTGTGCCCGGAGAACGTCGTCTTCCGCGACGGCCGAGCCGCGGCCCTGATCGATTTCGACCTGGCGGCCCCCGGCCGAGCGGTCTGGGACGTCGCCATGACCGCGCGCTACTGGGTTCCCATGCTCGATCCCACGTCCGCGGCATATCTGCATCCCGCGGGGCTGGATGCCCCGACACGCCTGCGCATCCTCGCCGACGGATACGGCCTCTCCCCGCAGGAGCGCGCCGAACTGCCCGGCGTCGTCGAACAGGCCACCGCGGCCTGCCGGGCCTTCGTCGCCGATCGAGTGGCCGAGGGTGACCCCGTCTACACCAAGGCGCTGTCCGAACGCGGTGGTTGGCAGCGTTGGGACCGCATCCAGGAGTGGCTGGGGACCCACCGTGACGTGTTCACGGCGGCCCTGTCGAGCTGA
- a CDS encoding MFS transporter: MVGRRRLGRPFGWLWASYAVSAYGSGLGFGALPLIAVLVLHAGPAEVSALSAVGPAVGALIAVPLAPWVEFRRKRPVMIMMDLARCAAMATIPLAYAFGWLGFVQLLVVSTVVAAAKIAFNAASGAYLKVLVRPDDLLVANARFESTNWSSIAVGPPLGGAAIGLFGPVTTVVADAISYLLSALGITAIGGQEEAPHATGKSRARAGGLLDGWRHIMGHPGLRPLYLNQMLVSGLIMATEPLLAVLLLRQLGFPPWQYALAFAAPCLGGLIGSRLARRVVARFGRHWVFRAVGTLRAIWLIGLALVRPGIVGLITVMAVELAIIVNMSLYGPVLATYRLEHTPQHLVARTLSAWSIGQQASIAVLTALTGLLADATSPRTALTVVGLLILTTPLLLPRQDPTPRHEPTVPQPMQPMQPVQPLKPRRFKEN; the protein is encoded by the coding sequence ATGGTGGGCAGGAGACGGTTGGGCCGGCCGTTCGGCTGGCTGTGGGCGTCGTACGCGGTGAGCGCGTACGGGTCCGGGCTGGGGTTCGGTGCGTTGCCGCTGATCGCCGTGCTGGTGCTGCATGCCGGACCCGCCGAGGTGTCCGCACTCTCCGCGGTGGGGCCCGCGGTGGGTGCGCTGATCGCGGTGCCGCTCGCGCCGTGGGTGGAGTTCCGGCGCAAACGCCCAGTCATGATCATGATGGATCTGGCCCGGTGCGCGGCCATGGCGACGATCCCCCTTGCCTACGCCTTCGGATGGCTCGGTTTCGTCCAACTGCTCGTGGTCTCGACCGTGGTCGCCGCGGCCAAGATCGCGTTCAACGCGGCCAGTGGTGCCTACCTCAAGGTCCTTGTACGGCCGGACGACCTGCTCGTCGCCAACGCGCGGTTCGAGTCCACGAACTGGAGCTCGATCGCGGTGGGGCCACCGCTGGGAGGGGCGGCGATCGGCCTGTTCGGGCCGGTCACCACCGTGGTGGCCGACGCGATCAGCTACCTGCTCTCCGCTCTCGGTATCACCGCGATCGGCGGCCAGGAGGAGGCACCGCACGCGACCGGCAAGAGCCGGGCGCGGGCGGGCGGACTGCTCGACGGCTGGCGACACATCATGGGCCACCCCGGTCTGCGGCCGCTCTACCTCAACCAAATGCTCGTCTCCGGTCTGATCATGGCGACCGAGCCGCTGCTGGCCGTGCTCCTGCTTCGCCAACTCGGGTTCCCGCCCTGGCAGTACGCCCTCGCCTTCGCCGCCCCCTGCCTGGGCGGCCTGATCGGCTCCCGGCTGGCCCGCCGTGTCGTGGCCCGGTTCGGCCGGCACTGGGTCTTCCGCGCCGTGGGCACCCTGCGTGCGATCTGGCTCATCGGCCTGGCCTTGGTCCGTCCCGGCATCGTCGGTCTCATCACCGTGATGGCCGTCGAGCTGGCGATCATCGTCAACATGAGCCTGTACGGCCCGGTGCTCGCCACCTACCGGCTGGAGCACACCCCCCAGCATCTCGTCGCCCGCACCCTGTCGGCCTGGTCGATCGGACAGCAGGCATCCATCGCCGTCCTCACCGCACTCACCGGGCTGCTCGCCGACGCCACGAGTCCGCGTACCGCTCTCACGGTCGTGGGACTGCTCATCCTGACCACACCGCTCCTGCTGCCCCGACAGGACCCGACGCCGAGGCACGAGCCGACTGTCCCGCAGCCGATGCAGCCGATGCAGCCGGTGCAGCCGCTGAAGCCGCGCCGTTTCAAGGAGAACTGA
- a CDS encoding LysR family transcriptional regulator, whose amino-acid sequence MDLEAVRTFVAVAEAGQFQKAADDLSITQQAVSKRVATLERTLGVRLFTRAARGAELTIDGQAFLPHARELLRVAERAGASVRPGRRPLRVDVIASRSAQSHLMRGFHRAHPDIDLDVVMLFDIETAVAAIRSGTIDASFRAVAAPGRPLPEDIESVRVLDEPLQLLTGPAHALAGARSVTLDQLTGHRIWMPGIAPGTEWGAYYDDLVAEFGLTIEVTGPNFGSDALLDTIADTPALATFMGEHTRLIWPADHGLRRIPVTDPAPVYPHSLLWHRDNPHPALATLRAHLAATTPGHGADGTWVPDWVTPR is encoded by the coding sequence GTGGATCTCGAAGCAGTACGCACCTTCGTCGCCGTCGCCGAAGCGGGCCAGTTCCAGAAGGCCGCCGACGATCTGTCGATCACCCAGCAGGCCGTCTCCAAACGCGTCGCCACGCTGGAGCGCACCCTCGGCGTGCGGTTGTTCACCCGGGCCGCGCGCGGTGCCGAGCTCACCATCGACGGTCAGGCGTTCCTCCCCCACGCACGCGAGCTGCTGCGCGTCGCCGAGCGTGCGGGCGCCTCCGTGCGCCCCGGCCGCCGTCCGCTGCGCGTCGATGTGATCGCCTCGCGCAGCGCGCAGTCCCACCTGATGCGCGGCTTCCATCGCGCACACCCCGACATCGACCTCGACGTGGTGATGCTGTTCGACATCGAGACCGCTGTCGCCGCCATCCGCTCCGGCACGATCGACGCGTCCTTCCGGGCCGTCGCCGCGCCCGGCCGGCCTCTCCCCGAGGACATCGAGTCCGTCCGCGTGCTCGACGAACCGCTCCAACTCCTCACCGGCCCCGCCCACGCACTGGCGGGCGCCCGGTCGGTGACCCTCGACCAGCTCACCGGGCACCGCATCTGGATGCCCGGCATCGCCCCCGGAACCGAGTGGGGCGCCTACTACGACGACCTCGTCGCCGAGTTCGGTCTCACCATCGAGGTGACCGGGCCCAACTTCGGCTCCGACGCGCTCCTCGACACCATCGCCGACACCCCGGCCCTGGCGACCTTCATGGGCGAGCACACCCGTCTCATCTGGCCCGCCGACCACGGGCTGCGGCGCATCCCGGTGACCGACCCGGCCCCCGTCTACCCGCACTCGCTGCTCTGGCACCGCGACAACCCGCACCCTGCGCTGGCTACCCTCCGAGCCCACCTCGCCGCCACGACACCCGGCCACGGCGCCGACGGGACCTGGGTGCCGGACTGGGTGACTCC